In Pyrodictium occultum, the genomic window TTCTACTGCGGTAGCAGCAAGTGCGTGAAGCTAACCGAGCAGGGTATGCGTGTAGCCGAAAAGATAGAGGAGCTCCTCAAGGTGCTTGAGGAGCTGAACCTGGCCGAGCCCCTCCAGGGCAAGCATACCGGCGAGGAGACGGTGTAGCATCCTAGGCAGCCCCGAAGAGGTAACGGCTAAGAGCCGCACCTCTAGACAGGTAGTCGCATCTCGGGGCCGCTGAGGAGCTGTCGCCCACACCGAAGCCGGGCGGTGAGGACGTCAGCCTGGCCCTGAGGCCTCCCCCCTCTTACCACAGTACGCGTACACCACTACCTCGTATACCCTCTTGTCGCCCCCAAGCATCTTCACGAGTTCGTCCATTATACTGGTGGCGTTATGATCTATGTCCAGCACCTTGCCGTTGTCAAGGCACACCACATTGATATGGGGATTGGTGTCGTCGTAGCGTGTCTCGCCTGCGACGTCGAAGCTCTTGATGAGCCCTAGCTTCTCGAGAAGCTGGAGGTTATTGTACACCGTGCTGGGGCTCACGCTCGGCATTACCTGCCGAACCTTCTCGAGTATCTCCATGAAGCTGGGGTGATCCTTAATGTTCTCGAACACTATACGCGCTATCGTGAGCCTCTGAGCAGTAACCCGGAGCCCTTGCCTCCTCAGCTCGGTTATCAGCCGTACAAGCCTTTCCTCGACGTTCCCGCTGGCAGCGACCACCGTAGTACCCCTCCCGAAGTTCTTCCAACCTAGGAACAGCGCCTAATCCCGCTCTAATATTGTCTTCCGCGTTAATCTATCTTTCCCTGACGTACCCAGGGCTGGCCTCGGCTAAAGGAATTCTCGTCATCTCAGGTGGAGGATGCTCTAGCTGGGGAGTACTCCTCACCGGCCCCTAGGAGGGACCCGGGGTGTGGGTGAGCGTGCTCCTATAAGCCCTCCAGGGACTTTGCAACATGCCCTATACGGATCCCTAGGCCTCGGCCTGGCTCGTGGAAGCCTGGGAAACGCTGCCCTCAGGGCCTGCTCGTTTCCTGGAAATGCCCGCTATGAACCTCAGTATGTCCGTTCTCGTCGCAATGCCTGCTACACGCCCCGCAGAGTCTACGACTACAACCCTGCCTATATCATGCTTGTTCATAAGCTCTATGGCATGGTTAATGTCGTCGGTCTCCCTCACGGTTATCACGGGGCTTGACATGTAGTCGCGTACCTTCGCGTCGATCCTGCCCTCGGCCAGGGCCCGCGTGAGATCTGTCTGGGTTATTATCCCGACTAGCCTCCCCCTCTCGACTACCGGTATGCCGCGTATCCTCTTCGAGGAGAGAATGGCCGCCACTTCCTTTATAGGCGTCTCGGGGCTGGTTGTGAGCGGCTTAAGGCTAGCAATCTCTATAACTGGCACCTTCGGAACGCTCACCATACGGGCTATCTTTATGCTCATTTGGCCGCTAGCAGGATCCATATGTACTACTGTGCCCTCTATCCTGACGTTGGCTAGGGGTGTAGGCCCTATCTCCACGTGATCCCCGGGCTTCACATGCCTCCTTATATCGCCGTGCACCCTTAGTATCGCCCTACCGCCCTCAAGGTTCAGCACGTCGAGTATCTCAATGCCTATAACAGTCACGTCTATCTCTGTGCCGTCCCTGCGCAGCTTAACCGGCACCTGGGTCATGGCGCCCCTCATTACCTCGTAGGCCTTGAGGGTAGGCATGTAGCCACCGCTGGGCCCCGTCTTGGACTCCACGAGGCCGAGGCTCTTGAGGCTGAGTATTATGTTACGTACTGTGCCCTCGTCGCGGTTTATGACCTCCGCTATCTCCTTGCTCTTTATGAGCCGCCGCTTCTGCTCATAAAGCTTTATAAGAGCCTCCAGCACCTCACGCTGTGACATGGTAAGTCTGTAGTGGGCAACCACCCCTAACCCACCCGCCGCACTGGAGCCCCAGCGTGCTCACATATATTATATTCTATCACTTAGAACCTTCCTAGTGTTCGTCCGCAGGACGGTATAGGAACCAACTAAAGATAGTACGGATGGTGCCGGGACCAGCCTTCTTATCAGGCAGCAATAATAATCATAGTATGGCAACATAACTATTAAGATAATAGTGGTTTCTGAAAGTGTCCTGGCCTAGGTGCCGGGGTTTATCCTAGCCTGCTTCCCCGGCTCCCCGGGGCTTCCGGTGCAAGCCTCACGAGCAGAATTGCCCCCTCCTTGCCTACGACCAGCACCATGTCGCCACGTCGGATGGGCTTATCTCCCGTGTTGCGGGCCTGCCAGTACTCTCCCTCGACCAGCACGAAGCCGGTGCCGCTGGGAGGGATGTCGTCGAGCGCTTTCCCCCTCTTCCCCACGGGGGAGGGCTGGTAGATGGGCTTCAGCCTCCAGGCCCTGGCAGCCTTGTATACGACCACTAGGGTTAGCCCGGCTATAGGCACGGTCGCAGCTAGGAGCGTGTAGAGGGTGCTGTGGAGGCTCTCCCCAGCAATGTATATAGGCTTGCCGGCGAACATTATGAAGCCGCCTATGAGCAGTAGTAGTATGCCCGTTATCCCGACCACGCCGAAGCCGGGTATGAGCGCCAGCTCCGCTATCAGCATGATCGCGCCTACCAGCATCAGAGCGGCTGCCAGTACGCTGGCGCTGAGGCCTAGGCCGAAGAGGCCGAGGAGCATCAGCGCTATCCCGGCCGCTATGGCTAGCGGGTGCCCGCTGGCGATAGCGGCTATTATCACTAGCACTGCCATGGTTGTGAGGAGGGAGCTGACCAGGGGGTCCGAGAGTGTATGGGCCAGCCGGAGGCCTGGAGGCATGCTATAGTAGACTATCCTTGGCTCTATCAGCGTGAGCCTAACGGGCCCGTATATGGTTTCAACCACAGTATTATTCGCCTTCTCCAGCAGCTCCCATAGGCTCCTGGCGACCGCCTCCACCGCGTGGAGCCTCACCGCCTCCTCGGCGTCCAGCACCAGGTTGTGGTAGACAAACTCCCTGGCGAGGCTCGTATTCCTGCCGTGGAGCCTCATGCACGCTTCAATCTTCTTGTAGACGGGGTTCAGTATCTTGGACTCGTTAACCGGGCGGTACTCCCCGCTGCTGGTCAGCTCGACTGGCTGGACAGCGCCTATAACAGTGCCCGGCTCCATCGCGGCGTAGCTGGTGCACATGAGTATCATTGTCCCGGCGCTCACCGCCCAGCGGCCCCTAGCGAAGCCTATGACCGGCGTCGGCGACCTCTCCAGCATCTCCACAATGTCTAGTGCAGCGTCCAGGCTCCCGCCGGGAGTATTGAGCTCAAGCACCACGGCGCTGGCGTGCATCTTCTCGGCGTACTCCAGGGCTCTCGCAACGTAGTCCCGTATGGACCCGTCTATGACCCCTTTAACAGGGGCCACGACAACAATGCTTCTCCCGTCCCCTGCGCTGAGGGAGTGGTGGGCGGCGAGAGGCATGAGGACGGCCAGCAGCGTTACCGCGGC contains:
- a CDS encoding Fur family transcriptional regulator; translated protein: MVAASGNVEERLVRLITELRRQGLRVTAQRLTIARIVFENIKDHPSFMEILEKVRQVMPSVSPSTVYNNLQLLEKLGLIKSFDVAGETRYDDTNPHINVVCLDNGKVLDIDHNATSIMDELVKMLGGDKRVYEVVVYAYCGKRGEASGPG
- a CDS encoding CBS domain-containing protein; the encoded protein is MSQREVLEALIKLYEQKRRLIKSKEIAEVINRDEGTVRNIILSLKSLGLVESKTGPSGGYMPTLKAYEVMRGAMTQVPVKLRRDGTEIDVTVIGIEILDVLNLEGGRAILRVHGDIRRHVKPGDHVEIGPTPLANVRIEGTVVHMDPASGQMSIKIARMVSVPKVPVIEIASLKPLTTSPETPIKEVAAILSSKRIRGIPVVERGRLVGIITQTDLTRALAEGRIDAKVRDYMSSPVITVRETDDINHAIELMNKHDIGRVVVVDSAGRVAGIATRTDILRFIAGISRKRAGPEGSVSQASTSQAEA
- a CDS encoding NfeD family protein, yielding METRLSREWLAAVTLLAVLMPLAAHHSLSAGDGRSIVVVAPVKGVIDGSIRDYVARALEYAEKMHASAVVLELNTPGGSLDAALDIVEMLERSPTPVIGFARGRWAVSAGTMILMCTSYAAMEPGTVIGAVQPVELTSSGEYRPVNESKILNPVYKKIEACMRLHGRNTSLAREFVYHNLVLDAEEAVRLHAVEAVARSLWELLEKANNTVVETIYGPVRLTLIEPRIVYYSMPPGLRLAHTLSDPLVSSLLTTMAVLVIIAAIASGHPLAIAAGIALMLLGLFGLGLSASVLAAALMLVGAIMLIAELALIPGFGVVGITGILLLLIGGFIMFAGKPIYIAGESLHSTLYTLLAATVPIAGLTLVVVYKAARAWRLKPIYQPSPVGKRGKALDDIPPSGTGFVLVEGEYWQARNTGDKPIRRGDMVLVVGKEGAILLVRLAPEAPGSRGSRLG